A genomic stretch from uncultured Pseudodesulfovibrio sp. includes:
- a CDS encoding DsrE family protein gives MSKTLTIMLLSGSAENEDAEFATRLAEAAQGKGHKVQMYLFGNAVNISKKEIPIEGDDLHIQGRLLDHIEPTKCFDRLADIIANGGDVSTCHTNEHARGIESREYVDGVKWGDVGGSFTKYLMTSDVLLSVGH, from the coding sequence ATGTCAAAGACATTGACCATCATGCTTTTGTCCGGCTCGGCCGAGAACGAGGATGCGGAATTCGCAACCCGACTTGCTGAGGCAGCTCAGGGTAAAGGCCACAAAGTCCAGATGTATCTCTTTGGAAATGCCGTGAACATTTCCAAGAAGGAAATCCCTATCGAAGGCGACGACCTGCACATTCAGGGACGTCTTCTGGATCACATCGAACCTACCAAGTGCTTTGATAGGCTGGCTGACATCATCGCCAATGGCGGCGATGTTTCCACATGCCATACCAACGAGCACGCTCGCGGCATTGAGTCCCGCGAGTATGTCGATGGTGTCAAATGGGGCGATGTGGGCGGCTCCTTCACAAAGTATCTCATGACCTCGGACGTGCTGTTGTCCGTGGGCCACTAA
- a CDS encoding osmotically inducible protein OsmC, whose product MATVLFERLDENHDKFVVGAKAVPEIIMDFSSITPEERNQESMGSRILCVAALSCYCNTMVNAFKRNNVEVKSLTGSASAIKEKDEVNRTRYTELEINIEVGLEEKDREVFETVKDNMLNGSLLTYSLEEGMEVDYNIEMKAV is encoded by the coding sequence ATGGCAACAGTACTTTTTGAACGTCTCGACGAAAATCACGATAAGTTTGTGGTCGGCGCAAAAGCCGTCCCTGAAATCATTATGGACTTTTCCTCCATCACCCCGGAGGAGCGCAACCAGGAATCCATGGGATCCCGTATTCTCTGCGTGGCAGCCTTGTCCTGCTACTGCAACACCATGGTCAATGCCTTCAAGCGTAATAATGTCGAGGTGAAATCCCTGACCGGATCCGCTTCCGCAATCAAGGAAAAGGATGAAGTCAACCGTACTCGTTACACCGAGCTTGAAATCAACATTGAGGTCGGTTTGGAAGAAAAGGACCGTGAAGTCTTTGAAACCGTCAAGGACAACATGCTCAACGGCTCTCTGCTGACCTACTCTCTCGAAGAGGGCATGGAAGTCGACTACAACATCGAAATGAAGGCTGTCTAA
- a CDS encoding DsrH/TusB family sulfur metabolism protein produces MLFFVNKPEEGILDRIALIGGDEDKALLLVGDAISFGTAYWEEKLEKMDVEDIYVAKNAVDARNIELSDNCEVVDYDEIVDLLLGSDEKVVSL; encoded by the coding sequence ATGCTCTTTTTCGTAAACAAGCCGGAAGAGGGAATTCTTGATCGAATCGCTCTTATCGGCGGCGACGAGGACAAGGCCCTACTCCTGGTTGGCGATGCCATCAGTTTTGGCACGGCTTATTGGGAAGAAAAACTGGAAAAGATGGATGTGGAAGATATCTACGTGGCCAAAAACGCCGTGGACGCCCGCAACATCGAACTCAGCGACAACTGTGAAGTGGTGGACTACGACGAGATCGTGGACCTGCTGCTCGGTAGCGACGAAAAAGTCGTGTCGCTCTAA
- a CDS encoding alkaline phosphatase family protein: protein MTAKAKRVALLGFDCAIPKRLEALMDEGALPNFKKFAAEGAYMTEGYNMPTVTPPSWATICTGAFPRTHGVEDYYYYNEGESLHFSKCVQAFGSDMLTAETIWDAWDKAGKKSIVVNYPTSWPSKLKNGIMVQGEGLSAAEHRWQIEGYEHKEWLCAESCVATDYYPVGVQARFEDADGWENLPEEIEDNEPLEMVIPMEFGHAMDPLKPQTWYGLTWESGDDGYDIFALCPEKDYSKAFFTIKIKEWSDVIEAQFPILSDGRIEPGYFRCKLMELSDDAEDFKMYISGINGTQGYCAPADALKNVDFTKAILANDMGFVGHANGIIDNETLIEMAQFHSDWNTEVVTTLLKDNPDWDLLYMHTHLIDWFYHGFLDKMDSDDPEVRKLGYDLERRIYQIEDKYLGIMMELMPEDALTCLISDHGATPIGPILNTADALKQAGLTAYEAREGDGNFFDESEGFNYELIPEKSKAVPQRYMFVYVNLKSKYPGGIVEDEDYEKVRNEIIDALYDYKHPETGERPVMCALPKEDAKVFGMGGEQAGDVVYVLKPEYMAEHGYGFPTGESGCGSLKNVMLWRGPGVKQGFKYERPRWLADVVPTFCHATGNPVPADTEGAICYQIFEDHDK, encoded by the coding sequence ATGACCGCCAAAGCTAAAAGAGTTGCTCTTCTTGGTTTTGACTGCGCAATCCCCAAGCGCCTTGAGGCGCTGATGGACGAGGGCGCGTTGCCAAACTTTAAAAAGTTCGCCGCAGAAGGTGCCTACATGACCGAGGGGTATAACATGCCCACAGTCACTCCGCCTTCCTGGGCAACTATCTGCACCGGCGCATTCCCGCGCACCCACGGTGTCGAAGATTATTACTATTACAATGAAGGCGAATCCCTGCACTTCTCCAAGTGCGTGCAGGCTTTCGGTTCCGACATGCTGACCGCAGAGACCATCTGGGACGCGTGGGACAAGGCTGGAAAGAAGTCCATCGTTGTCAACTACCCGACCTCCTGGCCTTCCAAGTTGAAGAACGGCATCATGGTTCAGGGTGAAGGCCTCTCCGCCGCTGAACACCGTTGGCAGATCGAAGGCTACGAACACAAGGAATGGCTGTGTGCCGAGTCCTGTGTTGCAACCGATTACTACCCCGTTGGTGTTCAGGCCCGTTTCGAAGATGCTGATGGCTGGGAAAACCTGCCTGAAGAGATCGAGGACAACGAGCCTCTGGAAATGGTCATCCCCATGGAGTTCGGCCACGCAATGGATCCTCTCAAGCCGCAGACCTGGTACGGCCTGACATGGGAATCCGGTGACGACGGGTATGACATCTTCGCACTGTGCCCTGAGAAGGATTACTCCAAGGCTTTCTTTACCATCAAGATCAAGGAATGGTCTGACGTCATCGAGGCTCAGTTCCCCATTCTCTCCGATGGTCGAATCGAGCCCGGCTACTTCCGCTGCAAGCTGATGGAGCTGTCTGACGACGCTGAAGATTTCAAAATGTATATCTCCGGCATCAACGGCACACAGGGGTACTGCGCTCCTGCCGACGCACTCAAGAATGTGGACTTCACCAAGGCCATTCTTGCAAACGACATGGGCTTTGTCGGTCACGCCAACGGCATCATCGACAACGAAACCCTGATCGAAATGGCTCAGTTCCACTCCGATTGGAACACCGAAGTCGTCACGACCCTGTTGAAGGACAACCCGGATTGGGATCTGCTGTATATGCACACCCACCTGATCGACTGGTTCTACCACGGGTTCCTGGACAAGATGGACAGCGATGATCCGGAAGTGCGCAAGCTCGGTTACGACCTGGAACGCCGCATCTACCAGATCGAGGACAAGTACCTTGGCATCATGATGGAACTCATGCCTGAAGATGCTCTGACCTGCCTCATCTCCGACCATGGCGCAACTCCGATCGGCCCGATTCTCAACACCGCCGACGCATTGAAGCAGGCCGGTCTGACCGCCTACGAAGCCCGTGAGGGCGACGGTAACTTCTTCGACGAATCCGAAGGCTTCAACTATGAGCTGATTCCCGAGAAGTCCAAGGCTGTTCCCCAGCGTTACATGTTCGTCTACGTCAACCTGAAGTCCAAGTACCCCGGCGGTATCGTCGAGGACGAAGATTACGAAAAGGTTCGTAACGAGATCATCGACGCCCTGTACGACTACAAGCACCCCGAAACCGGCGAACGTCCTGTCATGTGCGCTCTTCCCAAGGAAGACGCCAAGGTCTTCGGTATGGGTGGCGAACAGGCCGGTGACGTCGTGTACGTCCTCAAGCCTGAGTACATGGCTGAACACGGTTACGGATTCCCCACTGGCGAGTCCGGATGCGGTTCTCTGAAGAACGTCATGCTGTGGCGTGGTCCCGGTGTGAAGCAGGGCTTCAAGTACGAGCGTCCCCGTTGGCTGGCCGACGTCGTTCCTACATTCTGCCACGCTACCGGCAACCCGGTTCCCGCAGATACCGAAGGTGCGATCTGCTACCAGATCTTCGAAGATCACGACAAATAA
- a CDS encoding DsrE family protein, protein MINSACFVVSKPLGVELSALGIRTAWACHQNGFESKIIYTEQGVWCLTGNPGYHNSLLTDFIKEDGEVYVIREDIAKLGLTEESLVDGVEVIDAADVAELCEDAETVNYF, encoded by the coding sequence ATGATTAATTCCGCTTGTTTTGTTGTGTCCAAGCCGCTTGGAGTGGAGCTTTCCGCTCTCGGCATCCGTACCGCATGGGCCTGCCATCAGAATGGGTTTGAGTCCAAGATCATCTACACCGAACAGGGTGTCTGGTGTCTGACAGGGAATCCCGGCTACCACAACTCGCTGCTCACCGATTTCATCAAGGAAGACGGTGAAGTCTATGTCATCAGGGAAGATATCGCCAAGCTCGGCTTGACCGAGGAAAGCCTTGTTGACGGTGTTGAAGTGATCGATGCGGCTGATGTGGCCGAGTTGTGTGAAGACGCTGAAACCGTCAACTACTTTTAA